Proteins encoded in a region of the Indicator indicator isolate 239-I01 chromosome 41, UM_Iind_1.1, whole genome shotgun sequence genome:
- the LOC128979017 gene encoding inhibin beta C chain-like: protein MTATVAFLLLSLLRMAAAKGTRCPACGLAALAPSTQRDVLLALAKQSILSKLGLPDRPNTTQPMPRGALLTALHRLRAQHTDTAEPPGAPRGGSSPRLRPGRGLQQYEILSFAESGSSTSRSVLLHFRFTRDLSGSTEILRATLYLFWAVPGPGTHPVTIRLLQPDPAGLNTTVTGESRLEVQRSGWTSLDVGQAVQQLFGHGSQRLTVELEVPEARGSPLLADHSGSRWPFVAAQARVRTPHRVRRRSIDCSGDSRTCCRKDFFVDFKEIGWEDWIIHPEGYHMNYCAGLCPRHMAAAPGLAASFHTAVLNLIKASNAEAAADSCCVPTQRRPLSLLYYDRDGNIVKTDIPDMIVDACGCT, encoded by the exons ATGACAGCCACTGTGGCTTTCCTGCTCCTGAGCCTTCTGAGGATGGCCGCTGCCAAGGGAACGCGGTGCCCAGCCTGTgggctggcagccctggcacccagcacGCAGCGGGACGTGCTGCTGGCGCTGGCCAAGCAGAGCATCCTCTCCAAGCTTGGCTTGCCGGACAGGCCCAACACCACCCAGCCCATGCCCCGGggggccctgctgactgctctcCACAGGCTGCGTGCGCAGCACACGGACACGGCTGAACCCCCAGGGGCACCCCGGGGTGGCAGCAGCCCACGCCTGCGTCCCGGGAGGGGTCTACAGCAATACGAGATCCTGAGCTTTGCCGAATCAG GGTCCTCCACCTCCCGCAGTGTCCTCCTGCATTTCCGCTTCACCCGGGACCTGTCCGGGAGCACCGAGATCCTCCGGGCCACCCTCTACCTCTTCTGGGCAGTGCCCGGCCCCGGGACTCATCCTGTCACCATCAGGCTCTTGCAGCCAGACCCGGCGGGGCTGAACACGACGGTGACCGGCGAGAGCCGGCTGGAGGTGCAGAGGAGCGGCTGGACCTCACTAGACGTGGGTCAAGCTGTCCAGCAGCTCTTTGGCCACGGCAGTCAGAGGCTGACCGTGGAGCTGGAGGTGCCGGAGGCCCGGGGGTCTCCCCTGCTGGCTGACCACAGCGGCTCTCGCTGGCCATTTGTGGCAGCCCAGGCTCGGGTCAGGACACCGCACCGCGTCCGGCGGCGCAGCATCGACTGCAGCGGCGACTCCCGGACGTGCTGCCGCAAGGACTTCTTCGTGGACTTCAAGGAGATCGGCTGGGAGGATTGGATCATCCATCCCGAGGGCTATCACATGAACTACTGCGCGGGGCTCTGCCCCCGGCACATGGCTGCCGCCCCCGGCCTCGCCGCCTCCTTCCACACCGCCGTCCTCAACCTCATCAAAGCCTCCAACGCAGAGGCCGCCGCCGACTCCTGCTGCGTCCCGACCCAGCGCCGCCCGCTCTCGCTGCTCTACTACGACAGGGACGGCAACATCGTCAAGACCGACATCCCCGACATGATCGTGGATGCCTGCGGCTGTACTTGA